One Lysinibacillus sp. OF-1 DNA segment encodes these proteins:
- a CDS encoding trimeric intracellular cation channel family protein translates to MTWSVLHVIGIIAYAISGAFVALQAKYSFIGIFVLGLTTSYGGSIIRNVVLDIPVSDIWERQSLLVVLVTLTTILFVKRNWIHHWNRWGYFFDSIGLASFAIQGGLLAQSLHHDLGIIILASMFTGVGGGMIRDLLAGRTPLALREEIHAVLTFLCGLCIWAGWSSPLQLSVIVILIVIIRMLSVNNKLKLP, encoded by the coding sequence GTGACCTGGTCAGTATTACATGTCATTGGTATTATTGCTTATGCGATAAGTGGCGCATTTGTTGCGTTACAGGCCAAATATTCTTTTATTGGTATATTTGTGCTTGGACTTACTACATCTTATGGAGGTTCCATTATTCGCAACGTCGTACTGGATATACCAGTATCAGATATATGGGAGCGGCAATCCTTATTAGTTGTTTTAGTCACGCTGACGACTATTTTATTTGTCAAAAGGAATTGGATTCATCACTGGAACCGCTGGGGCTATTTCTTTGATTCGATTGGCCTTGCTTCCTTTGCAATACAAGGAGGATTGTTAGCGCAAAGCCTCCATCATGATCTAGGTATTATTATTCTAGCTTCTATGTTTACTGGTGTTGGCGGTGGCATGATCCGAGATTTGTTAGCGGGGAGAACGCCGCTCGCACTAAGAGAAGAAATCCATGCTGTCTTAACATTTTTGTGTGGGCTTTGCATCTGGGCAGGGTGGAGCAGCCCACTTCAATTGTCAGTCATTGTTATTTTGATTGTGATCATCCGTATGTTATCTGTGAATAATAAATTGAAGCTTCCTTAA